GTGGACGCCCCCTTCTCCGGGTGGGCGGGTCACCAGGCCACGCAGAACTCGTTTCCCTCCGGATCCGCGAGCAGAGCCGAGAAGTAGCCGGCGGACGGGTCGTCCGTCACCCGCAGCAGCGTCGCGCCCGCCGCCGTCAACTGGTCCTTCTTGGCCGTGATCCGCTCCTTCCGGACCGCCAGCGGCGCTTCCCGGTCACCGCCGCCCAGTTTCAGATCCAGATGCAGCCGGTTCTTCACGGTCTTGCCCTCGGGCACGGGCTGGAACCACACCCGCGGCCCGGCCCCCGTCGGAGAAACGATCGACTCCGGGGTCTCGCCCGCCCCCTCCGGCAGCTCCTCCTCCGGAACTCCCCCCGCCTTCCAGTACTCCCGCCATGTCGCGTACCCGCCCGGCGGCGGCTCCGGCACATAGCCGAGCGCCTCGGCCCAGAAGTCCACGAGCCGCGCCGGGTCCGCGCAGTCGATCGTGATCTGCAACGTGACCGCCGAAGCCCCGACCGGCGCCAACGGCTGCCCGCCCCCTGGTGACCCTGTCGTTTCGTCCATGGGCCCACCGTCTCAGACGGGTCTGACAACGGCCCGGCCCTCACTCGCCCGCACCCCGCAAACCGCGCCCCGCACCTCGCGCCTCGCGCCCCGCACTCGACACCGCCACTTGCCTACACCTATTAGGTAACTGCATAATCCCTTCAGGCAAGCATGCCGACACCAGGCACCAGGCACCAGGCACCACGAATTACGCACCACGCACCACGCAGCGATCAAGGAGCGGTCACCCCCATGTCCCCCCGCGCAGGCCTCACCACCGACCGGCTCGTACGGGCGGGCGCCGTGCTCGCCGACGAGGTCGGCTTCGAGCAGGTGACCGTCTCCGCGCTCGCCCGGCAGTTCGATGTCAAGGTCGCGAGTCTGTACTCGCACCTGAAAAGCTCCAAGGACCTCAAGACCCGCATCGCCCTCCTCGCCCTGGAGGAGATGGCCGACCGCGTCTCCACCGCCCTCGCCGGGCGTGCGGGCAAGGACGCCCTCGCCGCCTTCGCCGACGTCTACCGCGACTACGCCCGCGAGCACCCCGGCCGCTACGCCGCCGCCCGCACGCCTCTCGACCCGGAGACCGCGGCGGCGAGCGCCGGGCCCCGGCACTCCCGGATGACGCGGGCGATCCTGCGCGGGTACGACCTGCCGGAACCGGACCAGACCCATGCCGTACGGCTGCTGGGCAGCGTCTTCCACGGCTACATCAGCCTGGAGTCGTCCGGCGGCTTCAGCCACAGCACACCCGGCTCCGAGGAGACCTGGGTGTGGATCGTCGACCGCCTCGACGCCCTGCTGCGCACCTGGCCCGCCCCCACTCCCTGACCACCATCGGAAGACACCCATGAGCACCGACCCGCACCAGGACCCCGACCCCGACCCCCACCAGAACCAGGACGGGCACGCGCCCCGCCCCTGGACCACCACTCCCCTCACCCCCGCCCTCCTGCGCGGCGCCCTCGATCTGGAGCGGACCGCGCGCGGTGTCCTCCCGCACCGGCTGCCCGCCGCCGCCCGCGCGCGCAACACCGACCCCGGGCTCGCCATGGCCGAGGCCCAGCCCTCCGGCGTACGGCTCGTCTTCCGTACCCGCGCCACCGCCGTCGAGCTGGAGACCCTCCCCACCAAGCGCGTCTACGCGGGCGCCCCGCCCCGCCCCGACGGCCTGTACGACCTGCTGGTCGACGGTCTCCCGGCCGGCCGGGGCACCGTCGCGGGCGGCAACGTCCTGACCCTCGACATGACCGCCGGAACCGCCGACATGCGCCCCGGCCCCACCGGCACCCTCCGCTTCGACGGCCTGCCCGCCCGCGAGAAGGACGTCGAGAGCTGGCTGCCGCACAACGAGACCACCGAGCTCGTCGCCCTGCGCACCGACGCCCCCGTGGGACCCGTACCCGACCGGGGCCGTCCGGTGTGGCTGCATCACGGCAGCTCCATCAGCCAGGGCTCCGACGCCGCGAGCCCCACCACGACCTGGCCCGCCCTCGCCGCCTCCCTCGGCGGCGTGGACCTGATGAACCTCGGCCTGTCCGGCAGCGCCCTGCTGGACCCGTTCACCGCGCGGGCGATGCGCGACACCCCGGCCGACCTGATCAGCGTCAAGATCGGCATCAACCTCGTCAACACCGACCTGATGCGGCTGCGTGCCTTCACCGCCGCCGTCCACGGCTTCCTCGACACCCTCCGCGACGGCCACCCCACGACCCCGCTGCTGGTCGTCTCACCGACCTGGTGCCGTATCCACGAGACCGCCCCCGGCCCCAGCCTCCCGGACTTCTCCGGCATGAGCGAGGGACGGCTGTGCTTCCGGGCGGCGGGCGATCCGGCCGAAGTGGCAAGCGGGAAGCTGACGTTGAGCGTCGTACGGGACGAGCTGGCCCGGATCGTGACGGGGCGGGCGCCCGACGACCCGTATCTCCGTTACCTGGACGGCCGCGAGCTGTACGGCGAGCGGGACTACGCCGAACTCCCGCTCCCCGACGAGCTCCACCCGGACGCCGCCGCCCACCGCCGTATCGGCGAACGCTTCGCCGCCCTGGCGTTCACCCCGTCCGGCCCGCTCGACCCGCACCGCCGACCGCCGGCCGACCCCCGCCCCTGACCCTCGCGACCCGTGCCGGACCCCACACCGGCCGCTCCCCGCCACCGGTTTCGGCGCGCCCGAGATCACGGAACCTCAGGCCCCTCCCAACAGCGCCGACGACACCCGTACACAGCCGCCCGGCGGCACACGCGCACGCCGTTCGGGTCGCCGTGCGGGACCATCCGGGTGGGAGATCCGTCGCGCCTCGGCAAGTGCCCAACGGGCGAATCGATGATCGGGTGCGGTTCCGCGAAGACGGAACCGCACCATCACGAGAGGACTCGCCATGCGCCGTAGCCGCGCACTCCTGACCGCCACCCTCACCGCCGGTCTCGTCATCACCCCGCTGGCCACGGTCACCGCCGCCGCCCCGGCCAAGGACCCGTCCGTGCTGAGCTGGGGCGCCGGCCGTACCGGTCAGCTCGGCAACGGCACGACCAAGGACAGCGCCACCCCCGTACCCGTGAAGTCCCTCGTGCGCGGCGACGTCGACAAGATCGCCGCGGGCGGTACGTCCTCGGAAGACTCCTTCGCCCTCGCCCTCGCCGACGAGCACGTGACGTCCTGGGGCCACAACGCGTCCGGCCAGCTCGGCAACGGCGACCGCACCACCCGCACCGTCCCCACCGCCGTCGCGCGCCTGACCGAGATCAAGGACATCGCCGCGGGCGGCGAGCACGGGCTCGCGCTGGACGAGGCCGGCCAGGTCTACTCCTGGGGCGACAACAACTACGGCCAGCTCGGCAACAACCGCACCGGCGACAACAGCACCGCCCCCAACCGGGTCATGGGCATGCCGAAGATCATGCAGGTCTCGGCCGGCTGCGACTTCAGCCTCGCGCTCGCGGAGACCGGCAGGGTGTACGCGTGGGGCCGGGGCGTCTTCGGCCAGCTCGGCAGCGGCACCCGCGCCACCAGCTCCATGCCCCGGCAGATCGAGGGCCTGGAGGACATCACCGAGATCGACGCCGGCTGCCACCACGCACTCGCGCTGACCGGCGACAAGACCGTCAAGTCGTGGGGCAAGAACGCCTCCGGCCAGCTCGGCAACTCCTCCACCACGAACAGCACCGTGCCCGTCGACGTCGACTGGCTCGAAGACATCAGCGACATCGAGGCCGGCGCCCACCACAACTACGTCCGGGCCGCGGACGGCCGGGTCTGGGGCTGGGGCGACAACCAGAACAACCAGCTTCTGGAAGCCGACCCGGCCGCCGCCAAGGGCACGAAGACCTACACCAACCGTACGGCTCCGATCGACATCCCCCGCCTCCAGGACGCCCAGCAGATCGCGGCCGGCGCCCACCACGGCATCGCCGTCTTCGGCGAGGACATCTTCGCCTGGGGCCACAACACCGAGGGCCAGGTCGGCGACAACGGCGCCGCGCCCGCCACCTCGTCGGTCCACACCCTGCACGTCGACCCGGCGGCCGAACACGTCGCGGCCTCCCTGGGCGGCAACACGAGCTACGCCTACTGAGCCCTCGCCCTTCGGGACCCGAAAGGGTCCGGGCACGCGTACGGCCCTGTGCGGGGGACCGGATGGTCTCCGCACAGGGCCGTACGCATGGGCCGAACGCCGTGCCTACGGCTCAGGGCACCTGCTTCACCTGGATGACCTTGTACTCCTTGCCGTCGATGATCTTCGTCGTCTCGCCCGTCTTCACGAACTTGCCACCGCGCGGGATGAGGACCTCGGACTCCTTGCCCCGGTAGCGGGACAGCGGGTCGATGTTGCGGCCGTCGTCCGTGGTGATCTCCATGACGACGTTCTCGCCCTTACGGCCGTTGCTCTTCGCGTTCTTGGCGGCGCGGTCGGCCTTCGCCGGATCGCTGGACGTGCTCAGGTACTCGGGCAACTCGACCTCGTCGCCGTTGGCGAACCTCTCCAGCAGGTCCTCCGGCATGAAGGTGCCGCGGTGGAACGTGCCCTGGACCGGCGGGAGATGCTCCAGCGCCTGGTCCATACGCTCGATGAACTCCGGGACCCTTTCCCCACGGCGACCGGGAATCGGGTCGCCGCGCAGGTACTTGTTGGCGTCCAGCGCCCAGGAACCGGTGTAGTCGGCGACGATCAGCGCGTCCTCCGCCGTGAAGTCCTTGGTCAGCGGGTTCTGCCGGGCGATGTCCTCGACTTCCTGCGCCCACTGCTTCTTGTCGGCGGGGCGGAAGTCCGGGATGCCGTCCAGCACGGTCATCGGGTCGGTGGGCGTCGAGCAACTGCCCCCCGGCTCACCGTTGCCGTCGTCCTCCTCGGGCCCGGTCTCCGGCGCCGGATCCGGCGGGTTGTCGGGCTCGTCGGTGAGACCGAGAGCGTTGGAGATCTGGTTCTCGATGTCCTGGTAGGTGTCGACACCCGGGAGGGAGACTCCGGCCGTCGTGAGCATCAGATCCGCCGGGGACATGGGGACGGGGGCCGCGAGCGCGACACCGCCGGCGTAGAGGCTTCCGGGGCCGCCCGTACGAACACCGGCCGAGGCGAGCGTGTAACGGCCGGAACCGGAGACGCCCGTGGTCAGAGGGCCGTAGTACGAGGCGTTGGTGGCGTCGGGGCAGTCGTCCTTGTCGTCCTCGTCGTCCTTGTCCTCGTCGTTCTCCTCGTCGTCCTTCTCGTCCTTGTCCTTCTCGTCCTTGTCCTTCTCCTTGTCCTTGTCGTCCTTACCGCCGTCGCTCCCGCCGGTCTTGCAGCCGGTCAGGCCCCACTGCGACCCCGCGCCGGTGGGGTTGCACTGGATCTTGTCGTCGTCCTTGTCGTCTTCTTTGTCCTTGTCCTTGTCCTTGTCGTCGTCGTCCCTCTTGTCGTCGTCCTCGTCCTTGTTGTCCTTGCCACCGCTTGAGCTACCTCCGCCGTTGGAGCCGCTCCCGCCCGAGGTGGTGCAGTGCTGCGTGATGCCCCAAGGGGCCATGACCGGATTGCAGTCGTAGCCGCCGCTGGAGCCACCGCCGTCGG
Above is a window of Streptomyces sp. NBC_01498 DNA encoding:
- a CDS encoding SGNH/GDSL hydrolase family protein, with amino-acid sequence MSTDPHQDPDPDPHQNQDGHAPRPWTTTPLTPALLRGALDLERTARGVLPHRLPAAARARNTDPGLAMAEAQPSGVRLVFRTRATAVELETLPTKRVYAGAPPRPDGLYDLLVDGLPAGRGTVAGGNVLTLDMTAGTADMRPGPTGTLRFDGLPAREKDVESWLPHNETTELVALRTDAPVGPVPDRGRPVWLHHGSSISQGSDAASPTTTWPALAASLGGVDLMNLGLSGSALLDPFTARAMRDTPADLISVKIGINLVNTDLMRLRAFTAAVHGFLDTLRDGHPTTPLLVVSPTWCRIHETAPGPSLPDFSGMSEGRLCFRAAGDPAEVASGKLTLSVVRDELARIVTGRAPDDPYLRYLDGRELYGERDYAELPLPDELHPDAAAHRRIGERFAALAFTPSGPLDPHRRPPADPRP
- a CDS encoding TetR/AcrR family transcriptional regulator; this translates as MSPRAGLTTDRLVRAGAVLADEVGFEQVTVSALARQFDVKVASLYSHLKSSKDLKTRIALLALEEMADRVSTALAGRAGKDALAAFADVYRDYAREHPGRYAAARTPLDPETAAASAGPRHSRMTRAILRGYDLPEPDQTHAVRLLGSVFHGYISLESSGGFSHSTPGSEETWVWIVDRLDALLRTWPAPTP
- a CDS encoding RCC1 domain-containing protein: MRRSRALLTATLTAGLVITPLATVTAAAPAKDPSVLSWGAGRTGQLGNGTTKDSATPVPVKSLVRGDVDKIAAGGTSSEDSFALALADEHVTSWGHNASGQLGNGDRTTRTVPTAVARLTEIKDIAAGGEHGLALDEAGQVYSWGDNNYGQLGNNRTGDNSTAPNRVMGMPKIMQVSAGCDFSLALAETGRVYAWGRGVFGQLGSGTRATSSMPRQIEGLEDITEIDAGCHHALALTGDKTVKSWGKNASGQLGNSSTTNSTVPVDVDWLEDISDIEAGAHHNYVRAADGRVWGWGDNQNNQLLEADPAAAKGTKTYTNRTAPIDIPRLQDAQQIAAGAHHGIAVFGEDIFAWGHNTEGQVGDNGAAPATSSVHTLHVDPAAEHVAASLGGNTSYAY
- a CDS encoding VOC family protein gives rise to the protein MDETTGSPGGGQPLAPVGASAVTLQITIDCADPARLVDFWAEALGYVPEPPPGGYATWREYWKAGGVPEEELPEGAGETPESIVSPTGAGPRVWFQPVPEGKTVKNRLHLDLKLGGGDREAPLAVRKERITAKKDQLTAAGATLLRVTDDPSAGYFSALLADPEGNEFCVAW